One Oryzomonas sagensis DNA segment encodes these proteins:
- the cobA gene encoding uroporphyrinogen-III C-methyltransferase, protein MIYLVGAGPGDPGLITLKGVECLQRAQVVIYDYLANEQLLAHAPADAELIYAGKIGGRHNQDQEEINRLLVEKGREGKTVVRLKGGDPFVFGRGGEECEALSAAGVPFQVVPGVTAAVGAAAYSGIPLTHRNFTASVAFVTGHEGKEKSESAIDWDRLSLGNGTVVFYMGITTLRNNMERLLRHGRSPETPVALVRWGTAPTQQVLVGTLGDIADRAEAIGFKPPAVTIVGEVVALRDRLRWFDNRPLFGRKILVTRAADQAGEFAAMLTDRGALVMECPTIKLVDPESWEPLDGAIRNMSDYDWLVLTSVNGARRFFQRLAFLGLDARAVGTCRVCAVGPKTAEAIRACGILPDMVPTDYKAEGVVAEFAKLAMNGARVLFPRADKAREVIPCELKRMGAQVDSPVAYRNVMPDRLPPEALFSLEKRTVDCITFTSSSTVHNLADMLGSDLLVDMLKGVSVASIGAITSKACRSLGLKVDIEPSNSTLAHLVEEIERHYRSGR, encoded by the coding sequence ATGATTTATCTCGTCGGCGCCGGTCCCGGCGATCCGGGGCTGATCACCCTCAAGGGGGTGGAGTGTCTGCAGCGGGCCCAGGTGGTGATCTACGACTACCTGGCCAACGAGCAACTCCTGGCCCATGCGCCGGCCGATGCGGAACTGATTTACGCCGGCAAGATCGGCGGCCGCCACAATCAGGACCAGGAGGAGATCAACCGTCTGCTGGTGGAAAAGGGGCGCGAGGGGAAGACCGTGGTCCGGCTCAAGGGGGGGGACCCCTTCGTCTTCGGGCGGGGCGGCGAGGAATGCGAGGCGCTGAGCGCGGCCGGGGTGCCCTTCCAGGTGGTGCCGGGCGTTACCGCTGCGGTCGGCGCGGCGGCCTATAGCGGCATTCCCCTGACCCACCGCAATTTCACCGCCTCGGTGGCCTTTGTCACCGGTCACGAGGGCAAAGAGAAGAGCGAGTCGGCCATCGACTGGGACCGCCTTTCGCTGGGCAACGGCACGGTGGTCTTTTACATGGGGATCACCACCCTGCGGAACAACATGGAGCGTTTGCTGCGGCACGGCAGAAGCCCGGAGACGCCGGTGGCGCTGGTACGCTGGGGAACGGCGCCGACACAGCAGGTCCTGGTCGGCACCTTGGGCGACATCGCCGACCGGGCCGAGGCTATCGGCTTCAAGCCGCCGGCCGTGACCATTGTCGGCGAGGTGGTCGCGTTGAGAGACCGGTTGCGGTGGTTCGACAACCGCCCGCTTTTCGGCCGCAAGATACTGGTGACGCGCGCCGCCGACCAAGCCGGGGAATTTGCCGCCATGCTGACCGATCGCGGGGCGCTGGTCATGGAGTGCCCCACCATCAAGCTGGTGGACCCGGAATCCTGGGAGCCGCTGGATGGCGCCATCCGGAACATGAGCGACTATGACTGGCTGGTGCTGACCTCGGTCAATGGGGCGCGCCGGTTTTTCCAGCGTCTCGCCTTTCTGGGCCTGGATGCCAGGGCGGTGGGAACCTGCCGGGTCTGTGCGGTGGGACCGAAGACGGCCGAAGCGATACGCGCCTGCGGCATTCTTCCCGACATGGTCCCTACGGATTATAAGGCTGAAGGGGTGGTGGCCGAATTCGCCAAGCTGGCGATGAACGGTGCCAGGGTTCTTTTCCCCCGCGCCGACAAGGCGCGCGAGGTCATCCCCTGTGAACTGAAACGCATGGGAGCCCAGGTGGACAGCCCGGTCGCCTACCGCAACGTCATGCCGGACCGGTTGCCGCCCGAAGCGCTCTTTTCCCTGGAAAAGCGCACCGTCGACTGCATCACGTTTACCTCCTCGTCCACGGTCCACAACCTGGCCGACATGCTGGGCAGCGACCTCCTGGTGGACATGCTGAAGGGGGTGTCGGTGGCCAGCATCGGGGCCATTACCTCCAAGGCCTGCCGGAGCCTGGGGCTCAAGGTCGACATAGAGCCGTCCAACTCCACCCTGGCGCATCTGGTCGAAGAGATTGAACGCCATTACCGTTCCGGCCGCTAG
- the sfsA gene encoding DNA/RNA nuclease SfsA, with amino-acid sequence MRLPPLIAGRLVKRYKRFLADVELEDGTVVTVHCPNSGSMKGCAVPGSRVYLSRSANVGRKYPLTWELVEADGFWAGINTALPNRLTREAIEDGTVAELQGYGTIRPEVPYGEHSRIDLLLEGARGRCFVEVKNVTLVEGGRALFPDAVTTRGQKHLRELMRVVGEGDRGVIFFTVQRGDGAGVSPADAIDPEYGRLLRLALDSGVEALAYRALVTPQEIRLTERLPVIV; translated from the coding sequence ATGAGGTTGCCGCCGCTGATTGCGGGCCGCCTGGTCAAGCGTTACAAGCGGTTTCTGGCGGATGTGGAGCTGGAGGATGGCACGGTCGTGACCGTCCACTGTCCCAACTCCGGCAGCATGAAGGGGTGCGCCGTCCCCGGCAGCAGGGTGTATCTCTCCCGCAGCGCCAACGTGGGGCGCAAATACCCCCTCACCTGGGAACTGGTGGAGGCGGACGGCTTCTGGGCCGGCATCAACACCGCCCTGCCCAACCGCTTGACGCGGGAGGCGATCGAAGACGGTACGGTGGCGGAGTTGCAGGGGTACGGGACGATCCGGCCCGAGGTGCCCTATGGCGAACACAGCCGTATCGACCTGCTCCTGGAAGGGGCGCGGGGACGCTGCTTTGTGGAGGTCAAGAACGTCACCCTGGTGGAAGGCGGCCGGGCCCTGTTCCCGGATGCCGTCACCACCCGCGGCCAGAAGCATTTGCGGGAGTTGATGCGGGTCGTCGGGGAGGGGGACCGGGGGGTGATCTTCTTCACGGTCCAGCGCGGAGACGGCGCCGGCGTTTCCCCGGCCGACGCCATCGACCCGGAATACGGGCGGCTGCTCAGGCTGGCCCTGGACAGCGGCGTGGAGGCCCTGGCCTACCGGGCGCTGGTGACGCCCCAGGAGATCAGGCTGACGGAGCGCTTGCCGGTCATCGTGTGA
- the ccsB gene encoding c-type cytochrome biogenesis protein CcsB produces the protein MSQIFFYCTLVLYGLATVLYLGYLLRTTQGVATWASRLVAAGFVAHLLSTIHRFNSAGYLPITNMHESLSFFSLVIVGAFLLFVRKYKIAILGSFVIPLALLMIIGSSAFPSVIKELNPALKSGWLWVHTIMAFVSYATFTIAFAAAVIYLIQQHFLKKKKFGALFQKLPSLDTLDDINYRCLTIGFPLLTVAIISGAIWAEKAWGTYWSWDPKETWSLITWFIYAALLHGRMTTGWRGKRAALLSIAGFLIMLFTFIGVNMWLPGLHSYK, from the coding sequence ATGAGCCAGATTTTCTTCTATTGCACCCTGGTGTTGTACGGTTTGGCTACCGTGCTCTACCTTGGCTATCTGCTGCGCACGACGCAGGGCGTGGCGACATGGGCAAGCCGGCTGGTGGCCGCCGGTTTTGTGGCCCACCTCCTCTCCACCATCCACCGCTTCAATTCGGCCGGCTACCTGCCGATCACCAACATGCACGAGTCCCTCTCCTTCTTCAGCCTCGTCATTGTGGGGGCGTTCCTCCTGTTCGTGCGCAAGTACAAGATCGCCATCCTGGGCTCGTTCGTCATTCCCTTGGCGCTTCTCATGATCATCGGCTCCAGCGCCTTCCCGTCGGTGATCAAGGAGCTCAACCCGGCCCTCAAGAGCGGCTGGCTGTGGGTGCATACCATCATGGCCTTCGTCAGTTATGCGACCTTCACCATCGCCTTCGCCGCTGCCGTGATCTACCTGATCCAGCAGCATTTTCTCAAGAAAAAGAAATTCGGCGCCCTGTTCCAGAAGCTGCCTTCCCTCGACACCCTTGACGACATCAACTATCGCTGCCTGACCATCGGTTTTCCGCTCCTGACGGTTGCGATCATCTCGGGCGCCATCTGGGCCGAAAAGGCCTGGGGTACGTACTGGAGCTGGGACCCCAAGGAAACGTGGTCGCTGATTACCTGGTTCATCTATGCCGCCCTTCTGCACGGCCGCATGACCACCGGTTGGCGCGGAAAGCGGGCCGCCCTGCTCTCCATCGCAGGGTTTCTGATCATGCTGTTTACCTTTATCGGGGTGAACATGTGGCTGCCCGGCCTCCACAGCTATAAATAG
- a CDS encoding TlpA family protein disulfide reductase, giving the protein MMERIRPVRGLVMGLAITGLIALLPAQLLALPKAGQPAPAFKVVTTSGQPVSLENYRGYVLIIDFFATWCEPCRMSIPHLVKMNQKYGKQGLQVLGLSADEDGERVVKSFAAEHHINYPVALAGDPVTEGFGVRSVPVMIVIDKRGRVAEVFRGFSDEIGGSMETLVKKLLAEK; this is encoded by the coding sequence ATGATGGAGCGTATCAGACCTGTCCGCGGGCTTGTCATGGGCCTTGCCATAACCGGGCTCATAGCCCTGCTGCCGGCCCAGCTCCTGGCCCTGCCCAAGGCGGGGCAGCCGGCCCCCGCGTTCAAGGTGGTCACCACGTCGGGCCAGCCGGTGTCCCTGGAAAACTACCGGGGATATGTGCTGATCATCGATTTCTTCGCCACATGGTGCGAGCCCTGCCGCATGTCCATACCCCACCTGGTGAAGATGAACCAGAAATACGGGAAGCAGGGGTTGCAGGTACTGGGGCTGAGCGCCGATGAGGATGGGGAGCGCGTCGTCAAATCATTTGCCGCGGAACACCACATCAACTATCCCGTCGCCCTGGCGGGGGACCCGGTTACGGAAGGGTTCGGCGTCCGCTCGGTGCCGGTCATGATCGTCATCGACAAGCGGGGCAGGGTTGCCGAGGTATTCAGGGGGTTTTCCGACGAGATCGGCGGTTCCATGGAGACCCTGGTCAAAAAGCTGCTGGCTGAAAAATAG
- the hemC gene encoding hydroxymethylbilane synthase, with protein MPPKQLRIGTRASQLALWQANWVKSELEKRYPGMEVTLTKIKTIGDKILDVPLAQVGGKGLFVKEIEEAMLRGDIDIAVHSMKDVPTEFPEGLGLHCITQREDPRDAVISRNVTFSQLPQGARIGTSALRRQAQLLKVRPDLQMVIIRGNVETRIRKLEDDNLDAVILAAAGLKRLGFTEKVAEYLDTDLSIPAIGQGALGIECRLDDAVITETIDFFNHPDTSYAVRAERALLKRCEGGCQVPIAAHGTVDGGALRLVGFIAAVDGRRSVRGEVTGPVGECEKLGTQLADQLLGEGGKAILEEVYQREISSPSHP; from the coding sequence ATGCCCCCCAAACAGTTACGCATCGGCACCCGTGCCAGTCAGCTGGCCCTCTGGCAGGCCAACTGGGTCAAGTCCGAGCTGGAGAAGCGCTATCCCGGCATGGAGGTCACCCTGACCAAGATCAAGACCATCGGCGACAAGATCCTGGACGTGCCCCTGGCCCAGGTCGGCGGTAAGGGGCTGTTCGTGAAGGAGATCGAAGAGGCCATGCTGCGGGGGGATATCGACATCGCCGTGCACAGCATGAAGGACGTCCCGACCGAGTTCCCGGAAGGGCTGGGGCTGCACTGCATCACCCAGCGGGAAGACCCGCGCGACGCCGTCATCTCCCGCAACGTCACCTTCAGCCAATTGCCCCAGGGGGCCCGCATCGGCACCAGCGCCCTGCGCCGCCAGGCCCAGCTTTTGAAGGTGCGCCCCGACCTGCAGATGGTCATTATCCGCGGCAATGTGGAAACCCGCATCCGCAAGCTGGAAGACGATAACCTGGATGCCGTCATCCTGGCCGCAGCCGGCCTGAAACGGCTCGGTTTCACCGAAAAGGTCGCCGAATACCTGGATACGGATCTCTCCATCCCGGCCATCGGCCAGGGGGCGCTTGGTATCGAGTGTCGTCTGGACGACGCCGTGATCACGGAGACCATCGATTTCTTCAACCACCCGGACACCAGCTATGCGGTACGGGCCGAGCGCGCCCTGCTGAAACGCTGCGAGGGCGGTTGCCAGGTGCCCATTGCGGCCCATGGGACGGTCGACGGCGGAGCCTTGCGCCTGGTCGGCTTTATCGCGGCGGTTGATGGCCGGCGTTCCGTACGCGGGGAGGTCACCGGACCGGTGGGAGAGTGCGAGAAGCTGGGCACCCAGCTGGCCGACCAGCTCCTGGGCGAGGGGGGCAAGGCTATCCTTGAAGAGGTCTACCAGAGAGAGATCAGTTCTCCTTCGCATCCATGA
- the hemA gene encoding glutamyl-tRNA reductase: MNIIVVGLSHKTATVEIREKVAFSPNLIEKPLHELVALDEIVEGVIVSTCNRVEIYATTRDIAGGIARIKRFLAEYHHIPLESLEPHLYSYHSEAAIRHVFRVASSLDSMVVGEPQILGQIKTSYGYAAEYKSSGIILNRFLHKAFSVAKRVRTETKIASSAVSVAFAAVELAKKILGNLSDKTVMLIGAGEMCELAAKHFMNSGARGVMVTNRTFERAERLAEEFGGEAVRFEELFQHLHRADIILSSTGAPHVIIGPKDVEDVVRRRKFKPMFFIDIAVPRDIDPKVDDLENAYLFTVDNLQEIVQANLAQRSLEAEKAEEIVNQEIGQFFKWLASLEVTPTIVALRNHFDEIRRAELEKTLSNWKDLPPDAEKRLEALTLAMMNKLLHTPTTVLKKAGQGGRVDLYVDGLRQLFELEAVLEEHEELELEV; encoded by the coding sequence ATGAATATTATCGTCGTTGGTCTCTCCCATAAGACCGCAACCGTTGAAATACGGGAAAAAGTCGCATTTTCGCCCAACCTGATCGAGAAACCGCTCCACGAACTGGTCGCCCTCGACGAGATCGTCGAGGGGGTGATCGTCTCCACCTGCAATCGGGTCGAGATCTATGCCACAACCCGCGACATCGCGGGGGGCATCGCCCGGATCAAGCGTTTCCTGGCGGAATATCACCATATCCCCCTCGAATCCCTTGAGCCCCACCTCTACAGCTACCATTCCGAAGCGGCCATCCGCCATGTCTTCCGGGTGGCGTCGAGTCTGGACTCCATGGTCGTGGGGGAACCCCAGATCCTGGGGCAGATCAAGACCTCCTACGGCTACGCCGCCGAATACAAGTCATCCGGCATCATCCTGAACCGCTTTCTCCACAAGGCCTTTTCCGTTGCCAAGCGGGTGCGCACCGAGACCAAGATCGCCTCTTCGGCGGTTTCCGTCGCCTTTGCCGCGGTCGAGCTGGCCAAGAAGATCCTGGGCAACCTGTCCGACAAGACCGTGATGCTGATCGGCGCCGGCGAGATGTGCGAACTGGCCGCCAAGCACTTCATGAACAGCGGCGCCCGCGGCGTGATGGTGACCAACCGGACCTTCGAGCGGGCCGAGCGCCTGGCCGAGGAGTTCGGCGGCGAGGCGGTGCGCTTCGAGGAGCTGTTCCAGCACCTTCACCGGGCCGACATCATCCTCTCCTCCACCGGTGCCCCCCATGTCATCATCGGCCCCAAGGACGTGGAGGATGTGGTCAGGCGGCGCAAGTTCAAGCCGATGTTCTTCATCGACATCGCCGTGCCCCGGGACATCGACCCCAAGGTGGACGACCTGGAGAACGCCTACCTCTTCACGGTGGACAACCTGCAGGAGATCGTCCAGGCCAATCTGGCCCAGCGCAGCCTGGAGGCCGAGAAGGCCGAGGAGATCGTCAACCAGGAGATCGGCCAGTTTTTCAAGTGGCTCGCGTCCCTGGAGGTCACCCCCACCATTGTTGCGCTGCGCAACCACTTCGACGAGATCCGCCGGGCGGAGTTGGAGAAGACCCTGTCCAACTGGAAGGACCTGCCCCCCGACGCGGAGAAGCGCCTGGAGGCCCTGACCCTGGCCATGATGAACAAACTGCTCCATACCCCCACCACGGTGTTGAAGAAGGCCGGCCAGGGGGGGCGTGTGGACCTGTACGTGGACGGCTTGCGGCAGCTCTTCGAACTCGAGGCTGTCCTCGAAGAGCACGAAGAGCTGGAACTTGAGGTGTAG
- the trxA gene encoding thioredoxin produces the protein MSSEKVLAFTDANFEREVIQSDIPVLVDFWATWCAPCKAIAPLVDAVADEYAGKVKVGKVNVDENQATPGKYGVRGIPTIILFKGGAVIDQIVGAVPKSQLDALIAKAL, from the coding sequence ATGTCCAGTGAAAAGGTACTTGCATTCACCGATGCAAATTTTGAGCGCGAGGTAATCCAGTCCGATATCCCGGTGCTCGTTGATTTCTGGGCTACATGGTGCGCCCCCTGCAAGGCCATCGCCCCGCTTGTGGATGCGGTTGCCGACGAATATGCCGGCAAGGTCAAGGTCGGCAAGGTCAATGTGGACGAAAATCAGGCAACGCCCGGCAAATACGGCGTGCGCGGTATTCCCACCATCATCCTGTTCAAGGGCGGGGCCGTCATCGACCAGATCGTCGGAGCGGTTCCCAAATCCCAGTTGGACGCCCTGATCGCCAAGGCGCTCTAA
- a CDS encoding AI-2E family transporter has translation MPRSTMISYILAVTAAVAVLHFHLLPAAFAGLAVYVLTLKLARHLPKNMNRVAHTVALGVVVMCVIACLTSACAAAWSFIGSSQGIGALLAMVVETFGSLRRALPASVAEVLPTTIEGLRQQMVEMLGDHVQKISIAGMEGLKVFAHILLGMVVGGMAAVHHFKEHDQVPPFTGALRSRLRALATAFDKVVFAQVKISALNTALTAVYLLIALPLFGVHLPMATVLILLTFAVGMLPVVGNLVSNSVIVVISLGVSPGVGVASLLFLVVIHKAEYFLNARIVGHEVQATAWELLSAMLLMEAVFGLVGLVAAPVVYAWLKAEVKEQGII, from the coding sequence ATGCCCCGCTCTACCATGATCAGTTATATCCTGGCCGTAACGGCCGCCGTGGCCGTCCTGCACTTCCATCTGCTGCCGGCCGCGTTTGCCGGCCTTGCGGTGTATGTGCTGACCTTGAAGCTCGCCCGCCACCTCCCCAAGAACATGAACCGCGTTGCGCATACGGTCGCCCTGGGCGTTGTCGTCATGTGCGTCATCGCCTGCCTGACCAGCGCGTGCGCCGCCGCCTGGTCTTTCATCGGCAGCAGCCAAGGCATCGGCGCCCTGCTCGCCATGGTGGTCGAGACCTTCGGCAGTCTGCGCCGGGCGCTCCCCGCCTCGGTTGCCGAGGTGCTGCCGACGACCATTGAAGGGCTGCGTCAGCAGATGGTGGAGATGCTGGGCGATCATGTCCAGAAGATCTCAATCGCCGGTATGGAGGGGCTCAAGGTCTTTGCCCATATCCTGCTGGGCATGGTCGTCGGCGGGATGGCTGCCGTCCATCATTTCAAGGAGCACGACCAGGTGCCGCCGTTCACGGGGGCGCTGCGCTCCCGGCTGCGGGCGCTTGCCACAGCCTTCGACAAGGTGGTTTTCGCGCAGGTGAAGATCTCGGCACTCAACACGGCATTGACCGCCGTCTACCTGTTGATCGCGCTGCCGCTCTTCGGCGTTCATCTCCCCATGGCAACGGTTTTGATCCTGCTGACCTTTGCCGTCGGGATGCTGCCCGTGGTGGGCAACCTGGTGTCCAACTCGGTGATCGTCGTGATCAGCCTCGGCGTCTCCCCGGGGGTCGGCGTCGCCTCACTGCTGTTTCTGGTGGTGATCCATAAGGCCGAATATTTCTTGAATGCCAGAATCGTGGGGCATGAGGTCCAGGCGACCGCCTGGGAGCTCTTGAGCGCCATGCTGCTCATGGAGGCCGTCTTTGGCCTTGTGGGATTGGTGGCGGCGCCGGTGGTGTATGCCTGGCTCAAGGCGGAGGTCAAGGAGCAGGGGATAATCTGA
- a CDS encoding precorrin-2 dehydrogenase/sirohydrochlorin ferrochelatase family protein, giving the protein MPYLALNINMGKRAVLIVGGGKVAARKLQALREAGAMVRVVAPAVLPAIREQEASGAVTIRSGGYETADLDGVTLVVAATDDPALNRRVAQEAGERSILVSVADQPEAGDCHFPAVLRRGGLEIAVSTGGRCPALAVEVRDAIAGMIGNDYADIVEQLAADREKLLTEGNGTTYNKAVLRTKARCLIAELSAPKDIS; this is encoded by the coding sequence ATGCCGTACCTTGCCCTGAACATAAATATGGGGAAACGGGCCGTCCTGATAGTGGGGGGCGGGAAGGTGGCCGCCCGGAAATTGCAGGCCTTGCGCGAGGCGGGGGCCATGGTCCGGGTCGTCGCCCCGGCGGTGCTGCCCGCGATACGGGAGCAGGAAGCGTCCGGCGCCGTGACGATACGGAGCGGCGGCTATGAAACCGCCGACCTGGACGGCGTTACGCTGGTGGTGGCGGCAACCGATGACCCCGCCCTGAACCGCAGGGTAGCGCAGGAGGCCGGGGAGAGAAGCATTCTTGTCTCCGTTGCCGACCAGCCGGAGGCGGGAGATTGCCATTTCCCCGCGGTGTTGCGGCGGGGAGGGCTGGAGATCGCCGTTTCGACGGGCGGCCGCTGCCCGGCCCTCGCCGTCGAGGTGCGCGACGCCATCGCCGGCATGATTGGCAATGATTACGCAGATATTGTGGAGCAACTGGCCGCCGACCGAGAAAAGCTATTGACGGAAGGGAATGGCACCACATACAATAAAGCGGTTTTACGCACGAAGGCGAGATGCCTGATCGCCGAGCTTTCCGCACCCAAGGACATTTCATGA
- a CDS encoding Spy/CpxP family protein refolding chaperone, whose translation MLCITAVTAFAGIAQAHDGGWDDGGCGRQQHKHVGKLFGKLGLTDAQKAQAKAIFQGNRDVVKPIVANLRTERKNLEALLHADSIDEAAIRAETAKIAGIQADLNINKAKVGARFRAILTPDQLAKLKALYQKHSETTDK comes from the coding sequence ATGCTTTGTATTACGGCAGTGACGGCGTTTGCCGGCATTGCACAGGCGCACGACGGCGGTTGGGACGACGGCGGCTGCGGCAGGCAGCAGCACAAGCACGTGGGTAAACTCTTCGGCAAACTTGGCCTGACCGACGCCCAGAAAGCCCAGGCCAAGGCGATCTTCCAGGGGAACAGGGATGTGGTGAAGCCGATAGTCGCCAACCTCCGTACGGAACGCAAAAACCTGGAGGCGCTGCTCCACGCCGACAGCATCGACGAAGCGGCCATCCGCGCCGAAACTGCCAAGATTGCCGGCATCCAGGCGGACCTGAATATCAACAAAGCCAAGGTCGGCGCCCGGTTCCGGGCCATTCTGACGCCGGACCAGCTTGCCAAGCTGAAGGCACTGTACCAGAAACACTCCGAAACCACGGATAAGTAA
- the hslO gene encoding Hsp33 family molecular chaperone HslO has product MTDTIVRAMSASGGLRVLTCSVSGLAREICSLQQAAATVSVALGRGLAGGALLGAQLKPGQRVALKFEGNGPMGKMIIEAEADGAVRGCVGDPGAEAPPLNGRWNVPGVLGHAGFLTVSKDLGMGGEPYHGMVQLRSSEIGDDLAYYLTDSEQVPSAVGLSASLDEEGGVALCGGFLVQALPKADGAEIDGMMRRIAELPPLCTLLQEGGPAAIMHGLFGGMACNLLETREAFFRCGCSKAKVERALLTLGPDELRDMGEKEQGADITCEFCRQRYRFDEAELAALAARSPAPAGV; this is encoded by the coding sequence ATGACCGATACTATCGTCCGCGCCATGAGCGCGTCAGGCGGGCTACGCGTGCTGACGTGCAGCGTCAGCGGCCTTGCCCGTGAGATCTGCTCGCTTCAGCAGGCAGCGGCCACGGTAAGCGTGGCCCTGGGCCGCGGCCTTGCCGGTGGCGCCTTGCTCGGGGCCCAGCTCAAGCCGGGCCAGAGGGTGGCGCTGAAATTCGAGGGCAACGGCCCCATGGGCAAGATGATCATCGAAGCGGAAGCGGATGGCGCGGTGCGGGGGTGCGTCGGCGATCCCGGCGCCGAGGCCCCTCCGCTGAACGGGAGGTGGAATGTCCCGGGGGTGCTGGGGCATGCCGGTTTTCTCACGGTCTCAAAGGACCTGGGGATGGGCGGGGAACCGTACCACGGCATGGTGCAACTGCGCAGCAGCGAGATCGGCGACGACCTGGCCTACTACCTGACCGACTCGGAGCAGGTCCCCTCGGCTGTCGGCCTGAGCGCCTCGCTGGACGAGGAGGGTGGCGTTGCGCTGTGCGGCGGTTTTCTCGTCCAGGCGCTGCCGAAGGCGGACGGCGCGGAGATCGACGGGATGATGCGGCGGATTGCGGAACTGCCGCCGCTCTGCACGCTCTTGCAGGAGGGGGGGCCTGCAGCGATCATGCACGGGCTGTTCGGCGGCATGGCCTGCAACCTGCTGGAGACGCGCGAGGCGTTCTTCCGCTGCGGCTGCAGCAAGGCAAAGGTCGAGCGCGCCCTCCTGACCCTGGGGCCGGACGAGCTCAGGGACATGGGGGAGAAGGAGCAGGGCGCCGACATCACCTGCGAGTTCTGCCGGCAACGGTACCGTTTCGACGAAGCGGAACTGGCGGCGCTTGCCGCCCGGTCCCCCGCGCCGGCCGGCGTCTGA
- the truA gene encoding tRNA pseudouridine(38-40) synthase TruA: protein MRTVKLTIEYDGTNYSGWQIQPNGLAVQQVVEEALERLLGEPVRLRSSGRTDAGVHARGMAAAFTTHRDLPLRAFVEGTNRFLPADIAIIDATEVRAGFKPIGDALAKHYRYTILLSPVRSPLHRLHAWQVKERLDLEAMGAALPAFEGRHDFAAFRASNCVAKTTVRRIDSVTMRQEDGFLFIDVVGEGFLKNMVRVMVGTLVDIGKGRFAPDHIAWLLQNRDRKKAGVTAPACGLCLMKVFYPTDGRDEEESIFQPAAF, encoded by the coding sequence ATGCGGACCGTCAAGCTGACCATAGAGTACGACGGCACCAATTATTCCGGCTGGCAGATCCAGCCCAATGGCCTGGCGGTACAGCAGGTCGTCGAGGAGGCCCTGGAACGCCTGCTGGGAGAACCGGTGCGGCTCCGCTCGTCGGGGCGGACCGACGCGGGCGTGCACGCCCGGGGCATGGCTGCCGCCTTTACGACGCACCGGGACCTGCCGTTGCGCGCCTTCGTCGAGGGGACCAACCGGTTCCTGCCGGCGGATATCGCCATCATCGACGCCACCGAGGTCCGGGCCGGCTTCAAGCCGATCGGCGACGCCCTGGCCAAGCACTACCGCTACACCATTCTCCTCTCCCCGGTGCGCTCGCCGTTACACCGCCTCCATGCCTGGCAGGTCAAGGAACGGCTCGACCTGGAGGCCATGGGCGCGGCCCTGCCGGCGTTCGAGGGGCGGCACGATTTCGCGGCGTTCAGGGCCTCCAACTGCGTCGCCAAAACGACGGTGCGGAGGATCGACTCCGTTACCATGCGGCAGGAGGATGGCTTTCTTTTCATCGATGTGGTGGGAGAGGGATTCCTGAAAAACATGGTCCGGGTCATGGTGGGGACGCTGGTCGATATCGGCAAGGGGCGTTTTGCTCCGGACCACATCGCCTGGCTGCTGCAGAACCGGGATAGGAAAAAGGCCGGCGTTACGGCGCCGGCCTGTGGACTCTGCCTGATGAAGGTTTTTTATCCCACGGATGGCAGGGACGAGGAGGAGTCTATTTTTCAGCCAGCAGCTTTTTGA
- a CDS encoding 2-hydroxymuconate tautomerase family protein, with the protein MPYVNIRITREGATAEQKAQLIKGATQLLVDVLGKNPATTVVVIDEVETDNWGIGGESVTTLRKRKA; encoded by the coding sequence ATGCCGTACGTGAATATCAGGATCACCCGTGAAGGGGCGACCGCCGAACAGAAGGCCCAATTGATCAAGGGGGCCACCCAGCTGCTGGTGGATGTGCTGGGGAAGAATCCGGCCACTACGGTGGTGGTGATCGACGAGGTGGAGACGGACAACTGGGGCATCGGCGGGGAGAGCGTTACCACGCTGCGGAAGCGGAAGGCCTGA